From a single Pleurodeles waltl isolate 20211129_DDA chromosome 10, aPleWal1.hap1.20221129, whole genome shotgun sequence genomic region:
- the LOC138261037 gene encoding leucine-rich repeat neuronal protein 1-like has protein sequence MSFMQLSILVVSLPGFSRVFGYCPPQCVCETRPWFTPQSIYHEAKTVDCNDLLLTSIPMNLSMDTQVLLLQSNKISQVSAELQSLSNLTELDLSQNHFTSIGDVSLSNLSRLITLYLEENQVSELPDYSLKDLGSLEELYINHNQISNIGPMAFSGLTNLLRLHLNANKLQAIDSRWFQSLPNLEILMIGENPIMELQSMNFQPLGKLHSLVLAGMELKEIPEDAFVGLDYLESLSFFDNRLSKVPKEALKSLPLLKFLDLNKNPIQKISGGDFWDMPHLEELSLNNMEELVSIERHAFRLLPELAKLELCNNPRLSFIDRSAFRDAPSLRTLLLSNNDLRLVQRGIFQSLPALNEISLYGNPLRCDCSANWRILNNQSMRLIEPQSTLCASPTQLDGHQFKEILEQGMLSGCLPIISTHTLPSYINVSSSNMVSLDCRATCDPEPEYYWMSPTGLKLSPEVNSEKFKVRAGGTLEIHSVNADDSGLYTCVAWNTDGSDTRTTTLHINGTQGSKSVALLVVAKKVQSHFVVVEWKVFPIPEATAPIVIPEWSSATMRIHNPHISYTAKVPLDIKEYNLTHLQPATRYEICLTVDSLSHQSQRSCLNVTTKDASFAVEMVGQPGNVALAAVLGSLFAILSMVLLVLYTGRRLKQKSCHHSLKKYMQRASSIPLNELYPPLINLWENENEKEKDSTLEQPPPTVPADLQIDTSKTYVWQP, from the coding sequence ATGTCCTTCATGCAGCTGTCTATCCTGGTGGTCTCCCTCCCCGGCTTCTCAAGGGtctttggctactgcccccctcaGTGCGTATGCGAGACAAGACCATGGTTCACGCCCCAGTCTATTTACCATGAAGCCAAAACTGTGGATTGCAACGATCTCCTCCTCACCAGCATTCCTATGAACCTTTCCATGGACACTCAGGTACTCCTGCTGCAGAGCAATAAAATCTCTCAGGTATCTGCTGAGCTGCAGAGCCTATCCAACCTGACGGAGTTGGACCTGTCCCAAAACCACTTCACCAGCATAGGGGACGTAAGCCTGTCAAACCTCTCCCGGCTGATCACCCTCTACCTGGAGGAAAACCAGGTCAGTGAGTTGCCTGACTACAGCCTAAAGGACCTCGGAAGCCTGGAGGAACTTTACATCAACCACAACCAAATCAGCAATATCGGTCCCATGGCCTTCTCCGGCTTAACCAATCTCTTGAGGCTCCACCTCAATGCCAACAAACTGCAGGCCATTGACAGCCGCTGGTTCCAGTCTCTGCCCAACCTGGAAATACTAATGATCGGGGAAAACCCAATTATGGAACTACAAAGCATGAATTTCCAGCCATTGGGGAAGCTGCATAGCCTTGTCCTTGCAGGAATGGAACTGAAAGAAATCCCGGAAGATGCCTTTGTCGGACTTGACTATCTTGAAAGCCTCTCCTTCTTTGACAATCGTCTCTCAAAGGTTCCCAAGGAGGCACTGAAGAGCCTCCCTCTTTTAAAATTCCTGGATCTTAACAAGAATCCGATCCAGAAAATTTCCGGAGGTGACTTCTGGGATATGCCCCACCTGGAAGAGTTAAGCCTCAACAACATGGAAGAACTAGTTAGCATAGAGCGCCATGCCTTCCGGCTTCTTCCAGAGTTGGCCAAGTTGGAGCTCTGTAACAATCCCAGGCTCTCCTTCATCGACCGGTCTGCCTTCCGTGATGCTCCCTCTCTCAGGACTCTGCTCCTCAGCAACAATGACCTGCGCCTTGTGCAGAGGGGCATCTTCCAGTCCCTGCCCGCCCTCAACGAAATCAGTCTATATGGGAACCCGCTTCGATGCGACTGCTCTGCCAACTGGAGAATCCTCAACAACCAAAGTATGCGACTAATTGAGCCCCAGTCCACGTTGTGTGCTTCACCAACCCAGCTGGATGGCCACCAATTTAAGGAGATCCTTGAGCAAGGGATGCTGAGCGGCTGCTTGCCCATAATCTCCACCCACACCCTGCCTTCCTATATCAACGTGTCCAGCAGTAATATGGTCTCACTAGACTGCAGAGCCACATGTGATCCTGAACCTGAATACTACTGGATGAGTCCAACAGGGCTGAAGCTATCCCCGGAGGTAAACTCAGAAAAATTTAAAGTCCGGGCTGGAGGAACCCTGGAAATCCATAGTGTGAATGCTGATGATTCAGGGCTTTATACCTGTGTGGCGTGGAATACAGATGGGTCGGACACAAGAACAACTACCCTCCACATCAACGGCACCCAAGGGTCAAAAAGCGTGGCTCTGCTCGTGGTGGCGAAGAAGGTGCAGTCACATTTTGTGGTGGTGGAATGGAAGGTCTTCCCCATCCCAGAGGCCACTGCCCCCATTGTCATACCTGAGTGGTCGTCAGCAACTATGCGTATCCACAACCCGCACATCAGCTACACAGCTAAGGTACCCCTGGATATCAAGGAGTACAACCTCACCCACCTTCAGCCAGCGACCAGATATGAGATTTGCCTAACTGTAGACTCACTCTCTCACCAGTCCCAGCGGTCATGCCTGAACGTAACAACCAAGGATGCGTCTTTCGCTGTGGAGAtggttgggcagccaggcaatgtGGCCTTGGCTGCTGTGTTGGGATCCCTCTTTGCTATCCTTAGCATGGTTCTTCTCGTCTTGTACACTGGCCGTCGGCTCAAGCAGAAGAGCTGCCATCACTCACTGAAGAAGTATATGCAGCGGGCATCATCCATACCACTCAATGAGTTGTACCCCCCACTCATCAATCTCTGGGAGAATGAGAACGAAAAGGAGAAGGACAGCACCCTGGAGCAACCTCCCCCCACCGTGCCAGCAGACCTGCAAATCGACACCTCCAAAACATATGTGTGGCAACCATAA